CAACAAAAAACTCTTCACAACATCATAAGGGCTGCTTAGTATCTgattaacattttttttctgttactcGATTAGCCTACTTCCTCTTAGTGCTGTCAAGTGGATTGGATTGTAAAGGCTGCTCACGGTGAACGTCAGCTAACAGACCCCCCTCCACCCCCctggttgactgtacatatacACACAAACCACACAAGAAAACATGGATAGGGCCCAGCGGACATCCTGTCCATAGTTTATTTTAGTTTATTTTACTTTACTTTACTTTATATACAAAAAAGTCAATAATGCTAACGTGCATGTACGAAAATGTTCTAGTCAAATCGGCTTGTAGTTTTTCGGAGTTTTTGGCGCAGCAATCAAttgtacttgttttttttttctgttgcacgCTATTTTTGCAGCCTGCCTGAGCCCAGCCTCATTTAGGGTGCCTCGTAAATGCATAGCCGTTCTCCAAAACAGCAGGGACCAAACGTTTCTTCGCGTTTTATTCCAGCCAAACAGCCACGCGGTTTGCCAACCGTCGAAACAGCCACCGCCATGTCGAACCCGGACCTCCTGATAGTGGAGAGGACGCGTGTGACAACTAGCACCCCTCCACCCGTGACCCGCAGCGTCGAGACAGTGGTGAGGCCCGCACGCTCGTCCTCCCAAACCGTGGTGACCAGCAGCACTCCGGTGGACGTCACGATCACCACGGTGCCCGTAGCCGTCCTCGTGGAGGAGCCTCCTCCACCACCGGTCATCGTGGAGACCGTGGTTCCAGTCGTGCCGGTGATTCCTGTAGTGCCTGTGGTACCGGTGGTCTCCGTCGTGGCCACCCCAGTCGTGAGCGAGGTCTCGTCCGTGACGACCATCACCGAGAGCGTGTCCGTGCCCACACTGCTCATGTTCTGAGAACGCGCCATCTCCTTTGGCCAGCGTATGAAAGAGACAGACCTGTGAGCACCGAACTGTTGGCGATGGACAAAAATTGTGACACAGATTCGGAACTAAAATAGAGCGGCGACATGCTTGAGAGAGACTGCCCTCGCGACAGCTTGCCATTCCTCTGAATACATTCGGCCTTGAAGCGAACATATAAAATCGGTCATGGTACCACTAACTCTTGACCACAAGTTCTTGAGGTCATTTGAAGAAAAATAAATTCTGAGAGTCTGGGCGAAAATCACACTTCATACCGGGTGGTCATACTTGGCTGGCATTCACATGGGTTCTTACGCAACAGCTGTTTGTAAGCGCAGGTGTCATGTAATCACTATATAAGCGAAGGCGACCGGTAAATGTAAAACGGCTCCTACAGACAGGAAGCCTTTGTGAATCCAGTTCTTAATTTTTCTCTTGCTGCAGCACATATTTCAAGTCATCTCTTGTTTTAACGAGCCCGAAAGGTTTCAATTATAAGGTAGCGGTGTACATGATACACATATCGTCCACTAAGTGGCACTAACTGGTACTAAGTGTCTGGGATGAAAGAAAGACTTAGCAGAAAGGGTGCAAATATAAATTGCCGACAAAACAATAAATATATGTTGAGGCTATGCAGTGGTCACAACGCAACAATTCTGGCATCGCCAACGCAACAAATGAGAGGTGACGATAGGTACAACGATAGGAGCTTTCTCTTGCTCTTGCACGCACCTCGAAAACAAAAAAACGCGCGTGAAAAGTATGAGTAATGTGA
This Dermacentor silvarum isolate Dsil-2018 chromosome 6, BIME_Dsil_1.4, whole genome shotgun sequence DNA region includes the following protein-coding sequences:
- the LOC125946154 gene encoding calphotin-like yields the protein MSNPDLLIVERTRVTTSTPPPVTRSVETVVRPARSSSQTVVTSSTPVDVTITTVPVAVLVEEPPPPPVIVETVVPVVPVIPVVPVVPVVSVVATPVVSEVSSVTTITESVSVPTLLMF